A region of Panicum virgatum strain AP13 chromosome 8N, P.virgatum_v5, whole genome shotgun sequence DNA encodes the following proteins:
- the LOC120684438 gene encoding acyl transferase 15-like, with protein MVGVAVRRSPSVVVRPSELTAATSGGAIIKLTPFDRLSAKLPVTALLAFEHPIREAAETIKRALSRALVPYYPISGRIVAGSGGGGDDEEEVHIRCSGEGVAFVAASANCALKDAEFFARSPDTRTPPPLLDELAVDYPAECCAPADPLLLMQVTEFSCGGFVVAVTWNHGVADGIGMAQFFEAVGELARGSPSPSLAPVRWDDSLSLPPPNVQLVSPEPMGLVYLDITVTSSSIDRIRAEFHERSNNGRRRTCTVFEAVAAVLWQCRTRAIASRPDSLALLSFAANVRSHVNAKDGYYGNCLATQTVTATAGTVANADVTDLVDTIKRAKDGVQDKLFAKNDDDLLQAMDKSQLDKLRYSALFLTSWRNLGFEKVDFGGGTLERVMCRLPGPWIRTWPTCVVCLPCKEKDAPNIVLSACVKEEHVDAFLAELARFT; from the coding sequence ATGGTAGGGGTTGCGGTGCGAAGGTCACCGTCAGTGGTGGTGAGGCCGTCGGAGCTGACGGCCGcaacgagcggcggcgccataaTAAAGCTCACGCCTTTCGACAGGCTTAGTGCCAAGCTGCCAGTCACGGCGCTCCTCGCGTTCGAGCATCCGATCCGCGAGGCCGCCGAGACCATTAAGAGAGCACTCTCGCGAGCGTTGGTCCCCTACTACCCTATCTCCGGTCGTATTGTTGCAGggtctggcggcggcggtgacgacgaggaggaggtccACATCCggtgcagcggcgagggcgtggCATTCGTCGCCGCCTCTGCGAACTGTGCCTTGAAGGACGCCGAATTCTTCGCCCGATCGCCTGACacaaggacgccgccgccgctgctggacGAGCTCGCCGTAGACTACCCGGCCGAGTGCTGCGCGCCCGCCGACCCGCTGCTGCTCATGCAGGTGACGGAGTTCTCCTGTGGCGGGTTCGTCGTGGCCGTGACCTGGAACCATGGCGTCGCCGACGGCATTGGGATGGCCCAGTTCTTTGAGGCCGTCGGCGAACTCGCGCgcgggtcgccgtcgccgtcccttGCTCCAGTCAGATGGGACGATTCGCTCAGCCTCCCTCCGCCCAACGTCCAACTAGTCAGCCCCGAGCCGATGGGCCTCGTCTACCTCGACATCACCGTCACCTCGAGCTCGATCGACCGCATCAGAGCTGAGTTCCACGAGCGCTCCAACAATGGCCGCCGTCGGACGTGCACCGTGTTCGAGGCGGTCGCCGCCGTGCTATGGCAGTGCCGCACTCGCGCGATCGCCTCCCGTCCGGATTCCCTGGCCCTGCTCTCCTTCGCAGCTAACGTGCGTAGCCATGTTAACGCCAAGGACGGCTACTACGGCAACTGCCTCGCCACGCAGACAGTCACGGCGACGGCCGGCACGGTGGCGAACGCGGACGTCACGGACCTGGTCGACACGATCAAGCGTGCCAAGGATGGGGTGCAAGACAAGCTGTTCGCCAAAAACGACGACGACCTGCTGCAAGCCATGGATAAGAGCCAGCTCGACAAGCTCCGGTACAGCGCGCTCTTCCTGACCTCGTGGCGGAACCTTGGCTTCGAGAAGGTGGACTTCGGCGGCGGGACGCTGGAGAGGGTGATGTGCCGCTTGCCGGGGCCGTGGATTAGGACCTGGCCGACTTGCGTGGTGTGCCTGCCGTGCAAAGAGAAGGACGCGCCAAATATTGTGCTGTCAGCGTGTGTCAAGGAGGAGCACGTAGATGCCTTCCTAGCCGAGCTAGCAAGGTTTACGTGA